The Cryptomeria japonica chromosome 6, Sugi_1.0, whole genome shotgun sequence genomic interval TGTTGCCAGATGCTTACACCCTATATTTTTAATGTTAGTTTTGAGATCTGGCTAATCAAAACCATGGCTCGTATCTTGTAACAAGTTTATCCATGGACCATCACAAGAGAAGATGTTTGATGTTTCAACAAGAAGATATTTTGATACAATTATGGTAAAATATGCAATCCCCCTATTCAACAACAAACAAAATAACTTTTTCCAGCATAATCTCCACTATCTATTAATAGAATTTAGCACTCAAACAAGCATATGCATGGATATGATTTCACTCTGAAAATTACAGTCAATACAAACTTGTCTGTGTCCTACCTTCGAATATCTTCAATTGCTTGCTTTCGTCGTTGTATTTGTAACTGCAAAATGTGAATCAAAGTGGCTCTTGCCTAAAAAGAACCAGCAAAGCTTAAAttactaaaaaataaaaatgtatataCATTTGCATGGCATACAAACCATATAGGTTAGTTTTTGACATTTTGACCAGAATTTGTATGCAGAATGGTTATCAAGTTTCCTTTTATCATATTTCATCAGCAACAGCATATTACAGATTAAACTGACCAGCAAAGAAAATTCACAATAAACAATAACACAGTTAAGTCACCTGATGCGGTCGCAAAGAATTGAGAAGATGATACATATTCTTGAATATTAAACCAATGTCCTCCACTCTACGTGCATATTGAGATGGCCTCTCAACTAATACATCAGCAAGCTCCAAAACTTGAAGCAACAATTCCCTATTTAGTACCTTCAACTCTTTTTTAAAATCTGCATAACAAAATCAAAATAatgaaacaaaaaaattatattacatgaGGAACTATTCAATATCCATTCCATTTAATATAGCAAGTGAACTATTACCCAGGCTCCAAGACCATATGACGAATTCAGTTATAAAATGTACTGGTAAGGAAATCTCTCAAAGCATGCTAGAAACCATTAACTCCAAATTAATggcattatttaattttatttatgagcAGCCTATATTTTcttttagaattttatttttttgtaaatatCACCATAATTATTCATGACTACCATTTTTCTTCATTATATTTGTCAGATGTCACGCAATCCAATATAGACAGGGTCAATGCAACTGAAGATAATACTGAACAAATTGAAATGGCCATGGGTTCACCAAACAACAATGAACATTATGTAAATGAAGTAGAGAAGACATCACTACTTTCCTTGAAGGTTTTTGTTACAACCAAATTATAGTTGTAACAGTGATGAGCACAATACTAATATTGTTGTAGATTGTATTAGGCTGATAAATAATACCATAAATAATTACACATATTCTACACCCTAACTACGTTAATGCTAGCATTAAGGAAATTTTACTGTATAAGACAATGATTGTAAACCAAAGCTGATTTTATGATAGCATGAGCATGGTCAATTATAATAGCTTTGGAATCTTGGATGGAATGGGACAGATAATGTTATCAACCTATTGGTTGTGGGACTCAACACTTCTATTAATCtttcatggaccagctaggactcgaacctaggaccttccatttgttgctggagtgctctaccaccaCGCTACTGGCCCCTATAGGACCAGCCCTTCTTTGGTTTAGATGTGGCTTATTACCAACACCCCCCCTAAGCCACTCTAGTAGaatgcttggggctcctagcctggacctggctctaataccatgttgagctTTCACGGACCAGCTAGCTTTTGATCCTGGGACCTTCCATTTGCAGCTGGAGTGCTCTATCACAGAGCTACTGGGCCCTATAGGACCACCCCTTCTTTGGTTCAGATGTGGCTCATTACCAACAACTCCTCTTACCTTGCTACATAGAGACATTGGTTTGCTACTTCTCCATGGAGCACTCCATATAGAAAATTTATAACCAACATAGAAACCTCACCATAAAAGGTTTGCCAGGCCACCTAGACAAGGAAATAAGACGATTGTTTGGATGTGCTGCAAAAAGCTAAACCACCAAAAAGCAACACCTATAAGGAAAAACAAATAGCATTAacgaaaaattaaaaaatgaacatAAATATGCTCAAAGAGGATAACGGTAATGCATGTTAAGTTTTAATGATCAGATTAGATGGACAATAATTCAAACACAATTGCACAgtatataccctgggaaaaccttcctcttgaaggtgaaaaacccagcaacaaagttctttattatatttattaatacacAAGATGTCTTTAAAATAAATTTGCTTCAATCATTGAAGCAGAATCGAACAATTGATGGCACAATCCGATCTGCAAACCACAAACTGTAGAAGATATGTTTGATCTGCTGTAGATGGATATCAAACTGTTGAAGGATAGACACAAACTGCTGAAGGAGTTTATCGAATTGCTGAAGTATGTCAATTTGCTGATGGAGGAATACGATCTGCTGAAGTGTGTTCATTCAATGCAAAAGAAGGGAGATATAATCTCCCTTTATATCCGCCGATGGTGGCCTATACCCAAGAGTCGGCACCCTTCCAAAGAACACATCTTCACAAGATGCATCGTATACATTCACTAAGGGTGGCGGACTTTCAAGTCGGCTTAATAAGTATTATTTattcataaacaaatcatattgCTTAATCGACATTTTTAATTGTCTCTTTTGAATTTATTCAATCGGTATATATGTAAATGTTCATAAATTGAACATATAGAATGTCTATGgtcgataggccaattagacatttagATTAGCTATGTCGGCCCATAGAAGGAATCGGACCAAAGCTAtagcatcaacactccctcttagctagggaggaatccttctcgatacctgagtcacatagtgacatccaccatggctactcctaaagggtgggtccatcatggctactcccatgtatggaAATGCAAgtgaacacaagtgcccatcacggagtcactcaacgtgatgtcgtcatctcatcatgacgttcaccatggctactcccagaaggtgaataaacacaagtgctaagtcatgaagtctctcacatgacatccaccacggctactcccaaagggtggaacaagggctttcacctcaaacttctctctcacagagaagaatgtattaacaagggcttgcacctcaaacttctctctcacagagaagaatgcattatagtacatctcaagaaattattgatgatgagactccctctcaacaagtgcttcattctccacaactccaagtttgtctcgaaaatgcacatacttcactttggcaaggggcttggtgagaatgtcagtcgtctgttcctcagtacaaatgtatctcaactgaacagCATTCCTCTGTACCATATCTCAGATGTAGTGGTAttggatctcaacatgttttgttctATCATGGAACACTAGATTGACAGATAGCTTCAcacagctttggttatcacaatgaataactttAGGCTCCaacgattgtccaaacaatcctgcaaggagcttccgaagccacactgcttcacgAGTTGCCACACATGCTGCGTATTCTACCTTTGCGGTGCTCAATGCCACTGAAGACTGCTTCTTGCTACACCAAGAGATCATAGCAaatcccaaactgaagcaacaaccagaggtgctcttccgatcagtaacactccctgcccaatcaaaatcagaaTAGCCTTGCAGATTCAAGTCCACACTGGAAgaatatttcaagccatatccaactgtgccacgcaagtatctcaagatatgcttggctgcaactagatgtatttgtcttggttcacacatgaactgactaagtgcactcaCTACATAGCAAATATCCGGTCTGGTGTTAACTatatacatcaaggatccaatcaactgcctatacatagtaggatccacaagatctgaactagctgcaaattccctcaatttcttcaagttggTTTCCATCGGTGTAGAcatagacttgcaatctaacattccaaatctcttcaagatgtcaatggtgtattttccttgactcaggataatctcattaggcctctgccatacttccaaccctagaaTGAAATGCATGAGTCCTAGGTCCATCTCAAATTCTGAAGTCAACTCCTTGCATCTAaggatgagatgatcttccccggtaagaaataagtcatcaacatatagcaccaagattaaaaattcaccattgaataccttgaatTAAAGATTCTGATTCGGATAAGCATCATTCTTGCAGAAACCCAAACTCACCAAGtatttgtcaattctttcataccatgcacgaggagccttCTTAAGACCATATAACACTTTCTTTAATTTGCATACATAAGCCTCTTTTCCATGAATCACGAAACCTtcgggttgctcaatgtagacctcttcctcaatcacaccattgagaaaagttgtcttctcatccatctgatgtagcttccatcccttagctactacaatggcaatgatggtcttgatggaagtatagcgagcaacaggagcaaatgtttcttcatagtctattccttctttttgagagaaACCACaagccacaaatctagccttgtatttctcaatgcttccatcaattgcatgcttaatcttgtacagccacttggaagatacaactgaCTTCCCCTCAGGTCTAGGAACAATATCCCAAACGTCATTCttaataatggattgatactcttcatccatagcatctttccatacttgttgttttgaggcttcctcaacactggaaggttcagtctcaataagattacacatcaatgcaacatagctagagaatctatgtggtcttttactttccctgaatgtgcctctaggagccGCAAAAATTTTTGCCTCCTGCATAGTGttccttgcccaaagaggtctctttcgattcacaacaatatctctaggcccatcagtaggatccaaaggttcaattggatcatcatCTGCTACAGGTTCAgtggactccctctgaatctcaagagtatgatcaatgtccatgtcttgaggagtctcatgATTTTCATCttctatctccatgcatgaacccttggattttttgaatgcaacatcttcctcaaatgtaacaTCTCTACTCACTTCTATTTTCTTCTGACCAAGAATGTAAATAGAGTAGGCTTTATAGGCTTCACTATAGCCCACAAATATTCATCTCTTGCCAAAAGGTTCCAACTTGGGTTTTTTGTCTTTGGGTATATGAACATACACTGGACAACCAAAGATCCTCAAGTGACTTACATCAGGCTTAATCCCTGAAAAGGCTTCTTCTGGAGTCATTCTGCAATATCCGATGAGGACATCTGTTCTGAACATACACTGTTGTTCTAGAAGCTTCTGCCAAAAGAAAAgtttgaaggtcttgatcatgTATCATGGCTTTTGCAGCTTCAATAATGGATTTGTTCTTTCTTTGTGCAATCCCATTTTATTGTGGGTTGTAAGGGgcacaaaactccctcttgatccctacCTCAATACAGAAATCACAAAAGCTACCAGATacactcacctccattatcagaccttaaaaCTTTAATTCTCTTTCCAGATAAAttttctacttgagccttaaactctttaaatctacttaggacttcatcagactctttagaccttaagaaataaatccaagtcttcctcgagtagtcatctatgaaagttacataatacaaaaatccacttagggatgcaattgacattggaccacataaatcagaatgtacAAGATCTAAGATTTCTTTTGACCTACTTTTACTGCTATGAAATGGACTCaatatttttacccatagcacaacatTTACAAATACCATCATGTACATGactaagtttaggaatacctttaaccatcttctccAAGGATGGAAGAGCTCTCAAATGTAGAtgcccaagtcttctatgccatagttcgTTGGAACTGGAAGAGTCATGAAGAAGAGCTTGAATAGGATGAGTGGAAAGCTTATACAAACTCTCATGTCGATTCCCGATCACACGACCAGTCTTGATACT includes:
- the LOC131067374 gene encoding mediator of RNA polymerase II transcription subunit 7a isoform X2 codes for the protein MAASTYPPPPPFYRLYKDYLDNPDSAPAPPPPVSGSYVLYGATYTTDDILPSLEEQGVRQLYPKGPNIDFKKELKVLNRELLLQVLELADVLVERPSQYARRVEDIGLIFKNMYHLLNSLRPHQARATLIHILQLQIQRRKQAIEDIRRCNKS